In Flavobacterium sp. GSB-24, the genomic window CAAATTTGTCGTAAACTTCATCAAAGCTTACATTTTGAGCACGCATTTTTCTACGGATAGAATAAATAGATTTTGGTCGGCCTTTGATGATATAATCAATACCTTCATTGTCTAGAGATTTCTTTAAAACATCTGAAATATCTTTGATGTAAGCATCTTGTTCTTCCTTGGTTTCACGAATTTTACTGACAATATCATTGTAAACAGCTGGTTCGGTATATTTTAAACCTAAATCTTCAAGTTTAGTTTTAATATTGTAAAGTCCCAAACGGTGGGCTAAAGGAGCATAAATATATAAAGTTTCAGATGCGATTTTGGTTTGTTTATATTCCGCCATCGAATCCATTGTCTGCATATTATGAAGACGATCGGCCAATTTGATCAAAATTACGCGGACATCATCATTCAATGTCAGAATCATTTTTCTGAAATTCTCAGCCTGCATTGAAGCATTTAAGTTTTTTTGAACTAACGAAATCTTAGTAAGACCTTCAACCAATTGTGCTACTTTCGGATTAAATAATCGCTCAATATCTTCAACTGTAATTGGAGTATCTTCTACAACATCGTGTAATAAGGCCGCGGCGATAGAGGTCGCTCCCAGACCAATTTCTGAGGCAACAATTTTTGCAACTGCAATAGGATGAAAGATATAGGCTTCTCCCGATTTGCGTCTCTGCTCTTTGTGGGCATCAACGGCAACATCAAAAGCTTTCCGAATTAATTTTTTATCAGCTGGGCTTAAAGTTTGGTAACTTATTCGAAGTAATTCCTTGTATTCCTGCGCAATAGCTTTATTTTCTTTTTCAATATCTAATTCTGTCATAACGGCATAGTTCAAGTACTAAAAATAAGAATTAGTTTCTATATACACAAGGTTTTGCGGTTGTAGATTTTAGTCCCGAAGTTTCGGGAAAGATTGTAGATTTTTGAAGGGGTAAAATTCCAAATTTTTTAAATCCCAAATTCCAAAAAGGAGCGAAGCGACTTTTAGAAAATCTAAAATCTATCCCAAGGCTTCGGGACTAAAATCTAAAATCAGAATCCTCTCTGGCGCTTCGCTTCAAAAATTAAAATCGCGGCAGCTACAGAAACATTCATACTGTCAATTTCGCCCTGCATCGGAATAATAATATTTTGAGTAGCAGCTTCTCGCCATTCCTGCGTTAGACCAGTTGCTTCTGTGCCAACAACCAAAGCGGTTGGAGCAGTAAAATCTTGAGTATGATAAGAAGTTGAATTTTGTAGCGTTGCGCTATAGAAATTAATCTTTTTTTCTTTTAAAAAAGCAATAATTTCAGAAGTTGTTCCTGATGCAATTTGATTGGTAAACAAACAGCCAACGCTAGAACGCACAATATTCGGATTGTATAAATCGCTTTTTGGGTTAGCAATTAAAACAGCGTCTAAATTGGCAGCATCTGCAGTACGTAAAACAGCACCGATATTGCCTGGTTTTTCTAAAGATTCTACCACTAAAATTAATGGATTGTCAGATAATTTTAAATCTGATAATTTCAATGATTTGGTTTTCGCAACAGCTAAAATCCCTTCCGTTGTATCACGATACGCCAATTTTTGGTAGACCTCTTTATTAATTTCTATAATTTGAAAAGAATTTTGAATCAGTTTATTGATTTCGCTTTCAGAAACTAATTCGGGTAAAAACAAAACCGTTTCGATTTCGTAACCGCCTTTTATGGCCAATGAAATTTCACGTTGCCCTTCAATCAAAAATGTTCCAGTTTGTTTTCTGGCTTTTGCTTTTTCTTGAAGTAAAACCAAAGATTTGATAAACGGATTTTGAATTGAAGTGATTTGTTTCATTTTTTTTAAGGCTCAAAGTTGCAGAGTGGCAAAGGTACAGAGTTTTTTTTTAAAAGAGGCAAAGGTTCAGAGTTACAAAGCAGTAAAGGTTTTTATTCCAGTCATGTTTTTGAAATCTTGCATATTTCTGCTTATTTCCACAATTTTATGGCTTCCTTTTTTGTCAATGTTTTGATTAGGTTTTTGGAGAAATCTACCTTAATAAGTGGAAAATCTTTTTGATTTTCGCCAGTTAGAATTAGAGGCTTGTTCAAAATTTTACTAATTTGATTCATAAAGTTCACAACCTTAATGTAATCTTCAAAAGATTTTATTTCTCTTGGATCAATGTCAAATTCAATTTCATCTGCAGAGAAAAAATGAGTATTTATTATAATATCGTCAATAATTATAGAAACGGTTTTGCATTCCATTGTATCCGTTTCATCATTCATCATTAATATTAAATATTCTTTATCAATTTCATTTTTGATTTCATTTTCTCCTGTTACGCCATATTGAGTGAGGTGATTCAAATTTAAAAAATCTATTAAAATTTTCCAGTCTTCAATAGTCACATTTTCGACATAAATATCTCTTAATGAACCGTCAAATTCAAAAATCCATTCTATTTCTTCCCAGATATTACACATTTGATTCTTGATTGATTTTTAGTATTATTTCTCAAACACTTCTTTAATTTCTTTGGCAACAGGGTGTTGAGCTGTAAAACTGTAACCCATAATTTTGGCAATGGTTTGTGCGACTTGTTTTTGATACAATTGCGATTCTGTTTTGATTTCGCCTTTTGGAGCAATTTCGGGTCCCATTACAGCAAACCAAATTTCAGATGCACCTGCTACATCCGAGCCGTGATCGGTCCATTGCGCTTTTACTTTGTCTCCTCGTCCATGATCTACTGTTATAAATAAGGTTGTTTTGTTTTTATATTGCGGATCGTTTTGAACAAAATTCCAGATTTCCTCGATCCATTTATCGACTTGGTTTGCAGCGTCTAAATACGAACGATATTGTGCATGATGTGCCCATTCATCGGTTTCGCCATACGCGATGTACAATACTTTTGGCTTTTTCGTTTTAAGTTCATCCTTTGCCTGATAATGCGTAAAAACATCGAGACATTCATCCTGATGGAAAGGCTTATAAGAGTTGTCACGCATTTCATTTAGTAATTTTTGAGCCGATGTAGGTTTATTACCGCCAACTTTATCAAAGGCAGAAATGACAGTAAACCCGCTTCTTTCTTCATTCAGAATTCTATCGAAAGCATCCCAAGCACCAAAAGCCGCAACTTTTCCTTTGAGTTTAGACTGCTGGTTCAAGAACTCTAATACATTTACATTAGGATTGGCTTTATAGCTGTTTGAATTCACTTTCAGGTCAACATTTCCGGTCATAATTTCGCTGTAGCCAGGATAACTAAACCAATACGGATTGGCAACATCAACTTTGTTTCCTAAATCTCGATTTCCATAAATTTGACCTTTTGAAGCTATTTCGGACCAGAAAAAAGGCATTAATTTTTTACGTGCTTCTTTGATATCGGGATTGGAATATCTTTTATAAATATAGGCGCTGTCTCCCTGATTGAATTTTTTGTCATTGGCAATCGCAGGGTCAAGTCCTTTAAAAACTTCCTGCCATCTAAAACCATCTGTAGTAATGATGATTATGTTTTCTGTTTTTTGTGCCAGAGATTTAAAGCTTAATAAAATGAACAGAATTGGGATGATTTTTTTCATTTTTTATTAATTGAAATTACATTGAATCGTTTTGATTTTTTTCAAAACTAAGTAATTTAATCAATTAGTTTTTACGGGATAACGTAAGGTAACTTTAAATTAATAGAAGAGAAATTTACAAAATCCCTCTCGACTTAATTTCCAAATATTTATTAATGGCGTCAAGCGTAAGATTCTCAGGCTGTGTCAAAACCGAATGGATTCCGTATTTTTTAAGTTCGTTTACGATTAATCGTTTTTCGAACATAAATTTTTCTGCAATCACTTTGTCATAAACTTCCTGAATCGTGGCTGTTTTTTTGTTAATGATTGAATTCAATTCAGTGTTTTGGAAGAACACAACAACCAATAAATGACTTTTAGCAATTCCTTTTAAATAAGGTAATTGGCGATTCAATCCGTCCATTGTTTCAAAATTGGTATACAGAATTATTAAACTTCTTTGATTGATATTTTTCTTAATATCAACATATAATCGGCTGTAATCGCTTTCGAAAAAATCAGTCTTTACATTGTATAAAGTTTCTAGGATTTTCTGCATTTGAGAACCTCTTCTTTCAGCAAAAACTCTGTTTTCTACCTTTTTAGAAAATGAAAAAAGTCCTGCCTTATCTTGTTTTTTCAGAATGACATTGGATAAAACTAAAGCCGAATTTATCGCATAATCTAATAAACTTAAGCCGTCAAAAGGCATTTGCATGACACGGCCTTTGTCAATTGCCATATAAACAGTTTGTGATTTTTCGTCTTGAAACTGATTGACCATCAGAGAATTTCTTTTGGCAGTAGCTTTCCAGTTTAATGTTCTTAAATCATCGCCTTGTACATATTCTTTAATCTGTTCAAATTCCATTGTGTGTCCAATTCGGCGGATTTTTTTAATTCCGTATTGAAAAAGATTATTAGAAAAAGCAATTAAATCGTATTTTCTTAACTGAATATAAGATGGGTACGTCGGAACCATTTGGTCTTTGTCAAAAGCAAATCTTCTAGCAATTAGTTTTAAAGGCGAAGATACATAGATATTTAAAGCTCCAAAATGATATTCGCCGCGTTCTGTCGGGCGGAGTTCATAACTAATTTCTTTTTGCGTTGATGCTTTGATCGATTTTACAATCTTGAAATCACGAACTTGAAACTGAAATGGAATTTCATCAATTATCTTAACCGAAACAGGAAAATTATAATGATTTTTCAAGTTGATTCGAATGGGATTTAAATCTCCATTAGATAGTTTTTCCGGCGTAATTCTTTCTGCTTCAAGTCCAGTTCTTGCCAAATATAAAATCAGGATATCAAGACCTAAAAAAGTCACCAAACCCAAAACAATAAGCCAAACCGCATTATAAAGATTCGGAAAAATAAAAGCACAAATAAACAATCCTATTATGCCTAAAAGCAAATAGAAGAAGAAATTATTCAGATATAGACTTTTTATGAACTTCATTTGTTCGATGTTTCAAGTTTCAAGTTTCAAGTTTCAAGTTTCAGGTTTCAAGTTTATCCCAACATTAACCATTAACAATTTATAATTAATAATTATCGTGGAATTTCTACAGTTTCGATAATCTGTTTAATAATTTCTGAACTTGTAATACCTTCCATTTCACGTTCTGGCGTTACAATAACACGGTGCTGTAAAACAGGAATGGCAGCTTCTTTAATATCTTCTGGCGTAACAAAATCACGTCCGCGAATGGCAGCAAAACCTTTAGCAGCATTCAAAATAGCGATTGAAGCACGAGGAGAAGCTCCTAAATATAAAAAGGCGTTTTCGCGTGTATTAACCACGATTCTGGCAATGTATTCCAGTAAATTTTGTTCTACTCTAATTTGTTTTACCAAACCTTGATATTCTTTGATTTCATCAGAAGAAAGAATTGTTTTTATCGCATCTAGTTTTCCATGATCTTGTAAAGAATGTTCTCTTTGAATGATCAAAATCTCTTCATTTAATTTTGGATAATCGATAGTGATTTTGAAAAGAAAACGGTCTAATTGCGCTTCTGGAAGACGATAAGTTCCTTCTTGCTCGATTGGGTTTTGGGTTGCAATTACCAAAAACGGCGTTTCTAATTGATAACCAGATCCGTCGATTGTAATTTGACGTTCTTCCATAACTTCAAAAAGCGCCGCTTGTGTTTTGGCAGGAGCACGATTTATCTCATCAATTAAAATTAAATTAGAGAAAATTGGTCCTTTTTTGAATTCAAATTCTGAAGTTTTTAGATTAAAAATTGAAGTTCCTAAAATATCAGAAGGCATTAAATCTGGCGTAAATTGAATTCTGCTGAAACCAATATTTAATGTTTTTGATAATAATTTGGCTGTGATAGTTTTCGCAACTCCAGGAACACCTTCCAAAAGAACATGCCCGTTTGACAAAATTGCAACCAAAAGCTGGTCCACCATTTTATGCTGCCCGACAATTACAGTTTCAATCTCTTTTTTGATTGTATTTACGTGCTCTAAAAGAGGTCCTAAATTAATTCTGGTTTCAAAATTCACATTTTCATTTATGATTTCGTTTGATGTTGTATTGATATCGTCCATAATTTGGTCTGTTTTTTATTTGTTTTTTCTTGCCACTAAAGAATTGAAATGATTTTAATCTGTATTAATCTTAATAATCTGTGGCTAAAATAATTAATGTAAAATCTTTTCTATTGCTGTATTTATTCGGATTAAATCTTCTTCCACACTTCCGTGATAACTCTTTCTATGATCGTTTATTAAATCGACAAGTTCTTGAATATCTTTTTCATCTTTGCCTGTTTTATAATGCAGTTTTTTGATAAAATCATCGTCTAATTTTGACGTATCAATCAAATAATCGGTTCTGATTTTCTCTAGGAAATAAATAATCTTTTTGTCAATAATATTAGCATGATCTCCTTCCTGATAATATAAATTTCCGATGGTTTTGGTGAAATCCACCGTTAAATTCTCTAACGGTTTTATAATCGGCACAATACGCTGCTTACGTTTTGCATTAAAGATCATAAAAATCAAAATACCAATTAAGGCTAAATACCATGCCCATTTTAAAGCTGGCTGCGATAAAATATAGCGCATCGGAGAATTTGAAATTCTTTTATCATTGAAACTTTTAGTATACCAAAAAATATTTCCTTTTGTAAAGTAAGACAATACATTTTCGGCATATAGGTAATGATCTTTTTTGAGCAGATTATAATTCGTAAACGCTACCGGCTGTGTGTGTAAATAGACATATCCATTTTTGTAAGGAACTTCAATAAAATTAATTTGTCTTTTATTTTTATTACTGTTCTGATAACCAAGAACTTTTGTATTTAAAGTATCTATTTTAGAAAAATAATCGCTTAAGCCAGTATTAAAAGTATATTTTTTTGTACTTACCTTTTTATTAGCCATCCAGATTGAAACATTTTCAGATGGCATAAAATCTGTTTTTAATTCTACTTTTAAAGAATCTAGTAATAATTTTGGAAATGCCCTCATGCTTAAAAAAGCCTTATTTCCGTGCGAAACAAAATATAAAATCTCTTTCATAGATTGATCGTCAATATTATTGGCTTCAGAAATATTGATGAAAGTACCTTTAATTTTATAATTCTCTACATTTTCATTTTCATCATATTGAGAATCTAGATACTCATAAGGCGTTTCGGTTGAAATTTTTTGGATTTTTTGTTTCTTAAAAAAGCCGTTAACTTCATGATCAAAAATGTATAATCCAAACGGAATTTTATCATTGACAGAATAAGTAGGAGTCCAGTCAATTGGTTTTTGCTGTCCCTTGTCTGTTAATAATACGATGCCTAATATTAAAACCAGAATCGCAATGTAGATTTTCATGTTTTTATCCATTGCCGAAGGTTTTTAAAGCTTTTTTAAATCTGTTTTCAGTTTTTTGGAATATTGCATCATCAATTTCAAATTCGCCGTACCAAATGTAATTATACAAATAAGAAAGATAGGTAAACTCTTCTTTGTGGGCAGGCTGCTGTAACTCGTATAAGTAATCTGAATTTGTTTTTTCGATATCCCATTCAATATAATTATGCTGCGCCATTACTTTTAAAAGCCACAGATAATAATATCGTACAGCAATTCTTCTTTCGCCAGCTTCGATACTCTCTTTTATTAATTTTTCGAAATCTAAAAGATGTATATTTTTTTCGGCATCAGAATAAAAGATTGTTTTCTTATTGGCATTTTTTCCAAAAATCCATCTCCCATCTTGTTTTGTCAGACTCCTTGCTATCAAGTAAATCAATACAATAACTATTAAAACGGCTAAAATCCGAAATAAAATACCAACAAAAGTCAGTGAGGTTTTAACGCTTTTGAAATTGAAAAGACTGGCAAATACTCCTGCCAGCCAATGCATAAAATGATCCCACCAGCTTTTTTCTGGCGCTTTATATTCGTAGATAAATTCTGGATCAGTGTATTTTTTTTTGAAATTTTTCTCAAAATGTTTCGCTTCGACAGAATTCGAATCAATTTGAATGTCCTTTTCAGTATATTGAATTCCAGCAATTTTTGGTGGATCCTGAGGTATAACAATTGAATCCTGAGCCTTAGAAACGCAGCAAAAAAGAAAAGATAAAATAAATAATAATCTTGTCATTACTTGGTCTTAAAGATTTTTGGCGGTTAAAGAATGTATTTTTTTGTGCACAATAAAAGGATAAATCAAGTAATAGAATGAGATAATCGCAAGCGTAACCAGAATAATAAAAACGCTTAACCAATTGGGCATATCGATAGAATATCTGGTAATAAAACCTTCTAAAAATCCAGCGCTTATCGTGAATGGAAAAGTACTCAAAAATATTTTAAAACTGTTTTTAAATCCAATCTTAAATGAATTTATTCTCGAGAAGGTTTTAGGAAATAGGATAGAGGCACCTAAAATAAATCCAGCAGTAGTTTCTATCACAATGGCAAAAATTTCCATAGAACCATGAATCCAAATTCCTCGAACGCTTTTCCAGAAAACGCCTTGCTCATAAAAGAAATACTGGAATGAACCCAGCATAATACAGTTTTGAAGGAAAATATTAAAAGTTCCGATACCAGCAAAAATTCCGTAAAAATAGCATCGAGCACCAACAAAAAGATTGTTGACAGTAATGCCAATAAAACTTCCCCAATTGCTTCCCGAACCGTATACGGCCATTGGATTGCCTTTTTTGATATTCTCCAACGTCATATTGACATATTCGTCTCCTAAAATTAAACGAACAAAATCTTGATCGTAACGGGCAGAAAGTACTCCAATAGAAACTGTCACAAAAAATAAAGCAAATGCATAAAGCAAATACCTTTTGTACTCGTAAACCAAAAGCGGAACATCAATTTTAAAAAAATCAATAATCTGATTTCTGTCTGTTCGTTTGGTTTTGTAGATCTTCTGATAAATTTGAGAGGCAAGATGATTTAAGTAGACAACCGTTTTACTTTTAGGATAATACGTTTGAGCGTACGACAAATCATTCATCATTTGAATGTATAAATTAGCTAATTCATCAGGATTTTTTTTAGCTTTACCAAAAATTGCCAGCTCAAATTCGAGCCATTTTTCTTTGTTTTGTTTTATAAAGGCGATTTCTCTCATTGTTGGCTAAAATATAAAATATGTCAGAATTATCTATTAATACGACACAAAATGTCAAAATAAATTTTATTGCTGCTTCTGTAGGCGAAAGATTAGGTGCTTTTTTCATCGACTTGTTCATTATAATCTGTTATTCTACGGCAATTTCAGTAGTTTTATTTGACTGGCTTCAGTTAGATCGATTGATGGCTAGTTTAGACAGCTGGTCTCGCGGCGCAGTATATTTAATCTTGTATTCACCAATTATAGTTTACTCCTTAGTTCTTGAAAGTATTTTTGAAGGACAATCACTTGGCAAAAAATTAGTAAAAATTAAAGTGGTAAAAATTGACGGTTATCAAGCTGGTTTTGGCGATTATTTAGTGAGA contains:
- a CDS encoding RNA methyltransferase, yielding MKQITSIQNPFIKSLVLLQEKAKARKQTGTFLIEGQREISLAIKGGYEIETVLFLPELVSESEINKLIQNSFQIIEINKEVYQKLAYRDTTEGILAVAKTKSLKLSDLKLSDNPLILVVESLEKPGNIGAVLRTADAANLDAVLIANPKSDLYNPNIVRSSVGCLFTNQIASGTTSEIIAFLKEKKINFYSATLQNSTSYHTQDFTAPTALVVGTEATGLTQEWREAATQNIIIPMQGEIDSMNVSVAAAILIFEAKRQRGF
- a CDS encoding DUF58 domain-containing protein — encoded protein: MKFIKSLYLNNFFFYLLLGIIGLFICAFIFPNLYNAVWLIVLGLVTFLGLDILILYLARTGLEAERITPEKLSNGDLNPIRINLKNHYNFPVSVKIIDEIPFQFQVRDFKIVKSIKASTQKEISYELRPTERGEYHFGALNIYVSSPLKLIARRFAFDKDQMVPTYPSYIQLRKYDLIAFSNNLFQYGIKKIRRIGHTMEFEQIKEYVQGDDLRTLNWKATAKRNSLMVNQFQDEKSQTVYMAIDKGRVMQMPFDGLSLLDYAINSALVLSNVILKKQDKAGLFSFSKKVENRVFAERRGSQMQKILETLYNVKTDFFESDYSRLYVDIKKNINQRSLIILYTNFETMDGLNRQLPYLKGIAKSHLLVVVFFQNTELNSIINKKTATIQEVYDKVIAEKFMFEKRLIVNELKKYGIHSVLTQPENLTLDAINKYLEIKSRGIL
- a CDS encoding MoxR family ATPase: MDDINTTSNEIINENVNFETRINLGPLLEHVNTIKKEIETVIVGQHKMVDQLLVAILSNGHVLLEGVPGVAKTITAKLLSKTLNIGFSRIQFTPDLMPSDILGTSIFNLKTSEFEFKKGPIFSNLILIDEINRAPAKTQAALFEVMEERQITIDGSGYQLETPFLVIATQNPIEQEGTYRLPEAQLDRFLFKITIDYPKLNEEILIIQREHSLQDHGKLDAIKTILSSDEIKEYQGLVKQIRVEQNLLEYIARIVVNTRENAFLYLGASPRASIAILNAAKGFAAIRGRDFVTPEDIKEAAIPVLQHRVIVTPEREMEGITSSEIIKQIIETVEIPR
- a CDS encoding DUF4350 domain-containing protein, with translation MDKNMKIYIAILVLILGIVLLTDKGQQKPIDWTPTYSVNDKIPFGLYIFDHEVNGFFKKQKIQKISTETPYEYLDSQYDENENVENYKIKGTFINISEANNIDDQSMKEILYFVSHGNKAFLSMRAFPKLLLDSLKVELKTDFMPSENVSIWMANKKVSTKKYTFNTGLSDYFSKIDTLNTKVLGYQNSNKNKRQINFIEVPYKNGYVYLHTQPVAFTNYNLLKKDHYLYAENVLSYFTKGNIFWYTKSFNDKRISNSPMRYILSQPALKWAWYLALIGILIFMIFNAKRKQRIVPIIKPLENLTVDFTKTIGNLYYQEGDHANIIDKKIIYFLEKIRTDYLIDTSKLDDDFIKKLHYKTGKDEKDIQELVDLINDHRKSYHGSVEEDLIRINTAIEKILH
- a CDS encoding DUF4129 domain-containing protein, which codes for MTRLLFILSFLFCCVSKAQDSIVIPQDPPKIAGIQYTEKDIQIDSNSVEAKHFEKNFKKKYTDPEFIYEYKAPEKSWWDHFMHWLAGVFASLFNFKSVKTSLTFVGILFRILAVLIVIVLIYLIARSLTKQDGRWIFGKNANKKTIFYSDAEKNIHLLDFEKLIKESIEAGERRIAVRYYYLWLLKVMAQHNYIEWDIEKTNSDYLYELQQPAHKEEFTYLSYLYNYIWYGEFEIDDAIFQKTENRFKKALKTFGNG
- a CDS encoding phosphoglyceromutase — protein: MKKIIPILFILLSFKSLAQKTENIIIITTDGFRWQEVFKGLDPAIANDKKFNQGDSAYIYKRYSNPDIKEARKKLMPFFWSEIASKGQIYGNRDLGNKVDVANPYWFSYPGYSEIMTGNVDLKVNSNSYKANPNVNVLEFLNQQSKLKGKVAAFGAWDAFDRILNEERSGFTVISAFDKVGGNKPTSAQKLLNEMRDNSYKPFHQDECLDVFTHYQAKDELKTKKPKVLYIAYGETDEWAHHAQYRSYLDAANQVDKWIEEIWNFVQNDPQYKNKTTLFITVDHGRGDKVKAQWTDHGSDVAGASEIWFAVMGPEIAPKGEIKTESQLYQKQVAQTIAKIMGYSFTAQHPVAKEIKEVFEK
- a CDS encoding stage II sporulation protein M, with translation MREIAFIKQNKEKWLEFELAIFGKAKKNPDELANLYIQMMNDLSYAQTYYPKSKTVVYLNHLASQIYQKIYKTKRTDRNQIIDFFKIDVPLLVYEYKRYLLYAFALFFVTVSIGVLSARYDQDFVRLILGDEYVNMTLENIKKGNPMAVYGSGSNWGSFIGITVNNLFVGARCYFYGIFAGIGTFNIFLQNCIMLGSFQYFFYEQGVFWKSVRGIWIHGSMEIFAIVIETTAGFILGASILFPKTFSRINSFKIGFKNSFKIFLSTFPFTISAGFLEGFITRYSIDMPNWLSVFIILVTLAIISFYYLIYPFIVHKKIHSLTAKNL